The following proteins are encoded in a genomic region of Arachis ipaensis cultivar K30076 chromosome B02, Araip1.1, whole genome shotgun sequence:
- the LOC107625947 gene encoding tRNA 2'-phosphotransferase 1 isoform X1: protein MFASVSDSTILVLRHCRFLLPRLTASVSITVTVTSPSPLLFSPSSSSYFPPTMNNKNRNPNTSSFSSYAHSSSSGGRGSSFDMRNDRERTRGRGSGRGGGGSSGKDKIDALGRLLTRILRHMASELNLDMRSDGYVKVNDLLKLNMKTFANIPLRSHNVDDVREAVRKDNKQRFSLIEEDGELLIRANQGHTITTVETESLLKPILSAEEVPVCVHGTYRKNLDSILESGLKRMKRLHVHFSCGLPTDGEIISGMRRDVNVLIFLDVRKALEEGMKLFISDNKVILTEGFDGVVPPKYFQKIESWPGRQPIPLQNNLL, encoded by the exons ATGTTTGCTTCGGTGAGCGACAGCACTATCCTTGTTTTGCGCCACTGCCGCTTCTTACTTCCACGTCTCACCGCTTCCGTTTCCATTACCGTTACCGTTACCTCACCGTCTCCTCTCTTATTCTCTCCGTCTTCCTCCTCTTACTTTCCTCCAACAATGAACAACAAAAACAGAAACCCCAATacctcttccttctcctcctacGCTCACTCCTCTTCcag TGGTGGAAGAGGAAGTTCTTTTGATATGAGGAACGACAGGGAAAGAACAAGAGGACGTGGCAGTGGCCGTGGTGGTGGTGGCAGCTCCGGGAAGGATAAAATTGATGCTCTTGGTAGGCTCCT GACGAGGATTTTGCGTCATATGGCATCTGAATTGAACTTAGATATGCGAAGTGATGGTTATGTCAAAgttaatgatctgctaaagctgaATATGAAGACATTTGCTAATATTCCATTAAGATCCCACAATGTTGATGATGTTAGGGAG GCCGTTCGAAAGGATAATAAGCAACGCTTCAGCCTTATAGAAGAGGATGGGGAGCTACTTATACGAGCTAACCAAGGCCATACAATAACG ACTGTTGAAACTGAAAGCTTGTTGAAACCAATCCTTTCAGCTGAAGAAGTTCCAG TTTGTGTGCACGGAACCTACAGAAAAAACTTGGATTCAATTCTAGAATCCGGCCTCAAGCGCATGAAGAGATTGCATGTTCATTTCTCTTGTGGTTTGCCAACAGATGGAGAAATAATAAGTG GTATGAGGCGAGATGTAAATGTTCTGATCTTTTTAGATGTTAGAAAAGCATTGGAGG AAGGTATGAAGCTTTTCATTTCTGACAACAAGGTTATCTTGACAGAAGGTTTTGATGGAGTTGTACCCCCCAAGTATTTCCAAAAGATAGAATCTTGGCCCGGTAGACAACCTATTCCTCTCCAAAATAATTTGTTGTAg
- the LOC107625947 gene encoding tRNA 2'-phosphotransferase 1 isoform X2: MRNDRERTRGRGSGRGGGGSSGKDKIDALGRLLTRILRHMASELNLDMRSDGYVKVNDLLKLNMKTFANIPLRSHNVDDVREAVRKDNKQRFSLIEEDGELLIRANQGHTITTVETESLLKPILSAEEVPVCVHGTYRKNLDSILESGLKRMKRLHVHFSCGLPTDGEIISGMRRDVNVLIFLDVRKALEEGMKLFISDNKVILTEGFDGVVPPKYFQKIESWPGRQPIPLQNNLL, from the exons ATGAGGAACGACAGGGAAAGAACAAGAGGACGTGGCAGTGGCCGTGGTGGTGGTGGCAGCTCCGGGAAGGATAAAATTGATGCTCTTGGTAGGCTCCT GACGAGGATTTTGCGTCATATGGCATCTGAATTGAACTTAGATATGCGAAGTGATGGTTATGTCAAAgttaatgatctgctaaagctgaATATGAAGACATTTGCTAATATTCCATTAAGATCCCACAATGTTGATGATGTTAGGGAG GCCGTTCGAAAGGATAATAAGCAACGCTTCAGCCTTATAGAAGAGGATGGGGAGCTACTTATACGAGCTAACCAAGGCCATACAATAACG ACTGTTGAAACTGAAAGCTTGTTGAAACCAATCCTTTCAGCTGAAGAAGTTCCAG TTTGTGTGCACGGAACCTACAGAAAAAACTTGGATTCAATTCTAGAATCCGGCCTCAAGCGCATGAAGAGATTGCATGTTCATTTCTCTTGTGGTTTGCCAACAGATGGAGAAATAATAAGTG GTATGAGGCGAGATGTAAATGTTCTGATCTTTTTAGATGTTAGAAAAGCATTGGAGG AAGGTATGAAGCTTTTCATTTCTGACAACAAGGTTATCTTGACAGAAGGTTTTGATGGAGTTGTACCCCCCAAGTATTTCCAAAAGATAGAATCTTGGCCCGGTAGACAACCTATTCCTCTCCAAAATAATTTGTTGTAg
- the LOC107627809 gene encoding probable leucine-rich repeat receptor-like protein kinase At1g35710 yields the protein QLEDLESLSLDSNHIEGPIPVEFENLFHLKALDLSNNNISGVIPSGIGQLSRLSTLDISNNSLKGPIPFGILNHCSYVQLSNNLLSGHIPSQIGNLSYLDLSNNSLSGSIPEGLHSVPYLNISYNSFVPDTHFCGFPSEALIGNKQSPSCSSPYSTIALVSLAALNYLFITTVFIWLGISVFCPLQREYGFEERSKNGDIFSIWNYDGKIAFKDIIKATEDFDIRYCIGTGAYGSVYKAQLPSGRNVALKKLHNTESENPSFYKSFSNEVKVLTEIRHRNIIRLYGFCLHNSCMFLMYEYMEKGSLFYNLAIDEEAQELNWSKRVNIINGTAFALTHMHHHCTPPIVHRDVTSTNVLLTSNLEACLLDFGTAKLLSSDSSNQTLLAGTPGYVAPELAYSINVTTKCDVYSFGVVTLETIMGEHPKELLSNMSKPSPKIMIKDVLDSRIPLPFLRKDMRDIVLVLTLTLACLHPNPKSRPSIQDIANELLFSKSPLLWHFDGISIHQLVNQEIYAIGKN from the exons CAACTTGAGGATTTGGAATCTTTGTCCCTTGATTCAAACCATATTGAAGGTCCCATCCCTGTAGAATTTGAGAACCTGTTCCATTTGAAAGCTTTAGACCTTTCCAATAACAATATTTCTGGTGTTATACCATCTGGGATTGGACAACTCTCTAGGCTTTCAACTTTAGATATTTCCAACAATAGCCTTAAGGGACCAATTCCATTTGGTATTCTAAATCATTGCAGTTATGTGCAGCTAAGTAACAACCTTTTAAGTGGACATATTCCTTCTCAAATTGGCAATCTTTCTTACCTAGACCTCAGTAATAATAGCCTCTCAGGAAGCATACCAGAGGGACTCCATTCCGTTCCATATCTCAATATATCTTACAATTCCTTTGTTCCAGATACACACTTTTGTGGTTTTCCAAGTGAAGCACTGATTGGTAATAAGCAGTCACCCTCTTGCTCTTCTCCATATAGTACCATAGCACTAGTTTCCCTTGCTGCCTTGAATTACCTCTTCATTACAACAGTGTTCATATGGCTTGGAATCAGTGtcttctgtcccctccaaagagAGTACGGATTTGAGGAAAGAAGCAAGAATGGGGATATCTTCTCAATTTGGAACTATGATGGTAAAATTGCATTTAAAGACATAATCAAAGCCACAGAAGACTTTGATATAAGGTATTGCATTGGAACAGGTGCTTATGGAAGTGTCTACAAAGCACAGCTTCCTAGTGGCAGAAATGTTGCACTAAAGAAACTTCACAATACAGAGTCTGAAAATCCATCATTTTACAAGAGTTTTAGCAATGAGGTCAAGGTCTTGACAGAAATTCGCCACCGCAACATCATTAGGCTTTATGGTTTTTGTTTGCACAACAGCTGTATGTTTTTGATGTATGAGTATATGGAAAAGGGAAGCTTGTTCTATAACCTAGCCATtgatgaagaagctcaagagttGAATTGGAGTAAGAGAGTAAACATTATCAATGGGACTGCATTTGCTCTCACTCATATGCACCATCATTGCACTCCACCCATTGTCCATCGAGATGTAACTAGTACCAATGTTTTGTTGACTTCAAATTTAGAAGCTTGTCTATTAGATTTTGGTACAGCTAAACTACTTTCTTCTGATTCATCTAATCAAACTCTATTAGCTGGCACTCCCGGATACGTTGCTCCAG AACTGGCTTACAGCATCAACGTGACAACAAAATGTGATGTTTATAGCTTTGGAGTGGTGACTTTGGAAACAATAATGGGAGAACATCCTAAGGAACTACTTTCCAATATGTCAAAACCATCTCCAAAGATCATGATCAAAGATGTATTGGATTCACGTATCCCATTGCCCTTTCTTCGAAAAGACATGCGGGATATTGTACTTGTTCTAACATTAACATTGGCATGCTTGCATCCCAACCCAAAATCAAGACCTTCAATACAGGACATAGCTAATGAGCTTTTGTTTTCAAAGTCGCCATTGCTTTGGCATTTTGATGGTATTTCAATTCACCAACTTGTGAATCAAGAAATATACGCAATAGGTAAAAATTAG